A single window of Tautonia marina DNA harbors:
- a CDS encoding Gfo/Idh/MocA family protein, translating into MTGSINRRGFLGGSGVAVGSLAFTAAKGWASGNAPNDRVTVGVMGLSRGRALATGFAKTPGVTVKYCCDVDQDRADAGADAVRKTVGDQSPEAIQDFRRILDDPDVDALVCAAPNHWHGPATILGCKADKHVYVEKPACHNPWEGEMMVEAARKYNKAVQMGSQRRSSPQLIEAVEAIKDGAIGRLYHARSFYNSRRGSIGSADPSEAPSQIDYELWQGPAPRRPFKSNVVHYNWHWFWHWGNGELGNNGVHGLDLVRWGLGVDLPISVVSTGGRYVFDDEQETPDTHTVSFEFPNRISADWQGLSCNGNAPAPFVIFFGTDGALEMFGNGSYTIKDNAGQEVKSVRGVLGEPEHLTNFVNAIRNDTPLALNAEIEQGVKSTLLCHLGNIAHRVGRSLKCDPSNGKIQNDDEAMSYWKREYAEGWEPTV; encoded by the coding sequence ATGACCGGTTCGATCAATCGTCGGGGGTTCCTGGGGGGCTCGGGAGTTGCCGTGGGCTCCCTGGCGTTCACAGCGGCCAAGGGTTGGGCGAGCGGCAATGCGCCGAATGATCGGGTGACGGTTGGGGTGATGGGCCTGAGCCGAGGCCGAGCGCTGGCGACCGGCTTTGCCAAGACCCCGGGCGTGACGGTCAAGTATTGCTGCGATGTGGACCAGGATCGGGCCGACGCGGGCGCTGACGCGGTTCGCAAGACGGTTGGCGATCAGAGCCCGGAAGCGATTCAGGATTTCCGACGCATTCTCGACGATCCGGACGTTGATGCATTGGTCTGCGCGGCTCCCAATCACTGGCACGGGCCGGCAACGATTCTCGGTTGCAAGGCCGATAAACATGTTTATGTGGAGAAGCCGGCCTGTCATAACCCCTGGGAAGGGGAGATGATGGTCGAGGCGGCCCGCAAGTACAACAAGGCCGTGCAGATGGGCTCGCAGCGACGGAGCAGCCCGCAGTTGATCGAAGCGGTGGAGGCGATCAAGGACGGCGCGATCGGTCGGCTCTACCATGCGAGGTCGTTTTACAACAGCCGTCGCGGCTCGATTGGCTCTGCCGATCCCTCGGAAGCGCCGAGCCAGATTGACTACGAACTGTGGCAAGGCCCTGCCCCTCGGAGGCCGTTCAAGAGCAACGTGGTGCATTACAACTGGCACTGGTTCTGGCACTGGGGCAACGGCGAGCTGGGCAACAACGGCGTGCATGGGCTCGACCTGGTGCGCTGGGGTCTCGGCGTGGATCTGCCGATTTCGGTGGTGAGCACCGGCGGGCGCTACGTCTTTGACGACGAGCAGGAGACGCCGGACACCCACACGGTGTCGTTCGAGTTCCCGAACCGGATCTCGGCCGACTGGCAGGGGCTGAGCTGCAACGGCAACGCCCCGGCGCCGTTCGTGATCTTCTTCGGGACCGACGGTGCCCTGGAGATGTTCGGCAACGGGTCGTACACGATCAAGGACAACGCGGGCCAGGAAGTGAAGTCGGTGCGAGGGGTGCTGGGCGAGCCTGAGCATCTGACGAACTTCGTCAATGCGATCCGCAACGACACGCCGCTGGCGCTGAACGCGGAGATCGAGCAGGGGGTGAAGAGCACCTTGCTCTGCCACCTGGGGAACATTGCCCATCGGGTCGGCCGGTCGCTGAAGTGCGATCCGTCGAACGGCAAGATCCAGAACGACGATGAGGCGATGTCATACTGGAAGCGCGAGTACGCCGAAGGCTGGGAACCGACGGTCTGA
- a CDS encoding ACT domain-containing protein has translation MELVTEITARLENKPGRLAKICAALAHEKINIRAMSVMDSGERSVLRMIAEPVDSTQQVLTSLGVEAEFHEVMAVELDNKPGALAKLLQRLADEHINIEYAYTSAIGQGRALGIFQTDNPKKTAQVLSIASHSGNGSDRESGRRPLHTR, from the coding sequence ATGGAATTGGTGACCGAAATCACCGCCCGACTCGAAAACAAGCCCGGTCGGCTCGCCAAGATCTGCGCGGCCTTGGCTCATGAAAAAATCAACATTCGAGCCATGAGCGTCATGGATTCCGGCGAGCGCAGCGTGCTCCGGATGATTGCCGAGCCGGTCGACTCCACGCAACAGGTCCTCACCTCGCTCGGCGTCGAGGCCGAGTTCCACGAGGTCATGGCCGTCGAGCTGGACAACAAGCCCGGCGCCCTCGCCAAGCTGCTCCAGCGCTTGGCCGACGAGCATATCAACATCGAATATGCCTACACGTCGGCCATCGGACAGGGGCGGGCCCTCGGCATCTTCCAGACCGATAACCCCAAGAAAACGGCTCAGGTCCTGTCCATCGCCTCTCACTCCGGAAACGGCTCAGACCGCGAGAGTGGCCGTCGGCCGCTCCATACCCGCTAA
- a CDS encoding MBL fold metallo-hydrolase: protein MRISFHGATKQVTGSAHLVEINNRRILLDCGLFESDRFNPESPNRQFDFDPASLDAVVVSHSHNDHIGRLPVLIRHGFKGPIYTTPATADILNIMLRDSARIQREDARNAQLRNPDSEPLSPLFELSDVEWVIERLVRLPYEQPAELLPGITLTYHDAGHILGSAMVQFDFKEGDQQRRFLFTGDLGRRDMGMLHNPTVVKDIDVLVSESTYGAKELDIYDTLLKQLHAIVLRAIRLQSKIIIPAFSLGRTQKMIHSFLELFHEHRVKPVPIYVDSPLATRLTEVHRDHPSCYTPESIKLLESDGSLFNAPELHFCPTWDDSRRLNYLNGPLIIIASSGMCEAGRIRHHLRHAVEDPDNAIVIVSYQAEKTLGRKIAEGAERIQIMDRWHDLNCAVYVLDGFSGHADRNDFAWWYEQTGGNIQSAFLVHGEPESMEALSPLLQPYVQNPVVIPEKGQSFDV, encoded by the coding sequence TTGCGTATCTCGTTCCACGGCGCGACGAAGCAGGTCACGGGAAGTGCCCATCTCGTCGAGATCAACAATCGCCGCATCCTGCTCGACTGCGGACTCTTCGAGAGCGACCGTTTCAACCCTGAAAGCCCGAACCGCCAGTTCGACTTCGATCCCGCGTCACTCGATGCCGTCGTCGTCTCCCACTCCCACAACGACCACATCGGTCGCCTTCCCGTCCTCATCCGGCACGGCTTCAAGGGGCCGATCTACACCACCCCCGCCACCGCCGACATCCTCAACATCATGCTGCGCGACAGCGCCCGCATCCAGCGAGAGGATGCCCGCAACGCCCAGCTCCGGAATCCCGACTCCGAACCCCTCAGCCCCCTGTTCGAGCTTTCCGATGTCGAGTGGGTCATCGAACGGCTCGTTCGGCTCCCCTACGAACAGCCCGCCGAACTGCTTCCCGGCATCACCCTCACCTACCACGACGCCGGCCATATCCTCGGCTCGGCCATGGTCCAGTTCGACTTCAAGGAAGGGGACCAGCAGCGCCGCTTCCTCTTCACCGGCGACCTCGGCCGGCGCGACATGGGGATGCTCCACAACCCTACCGTTGTCAAGGACATCGACGTCCTCGTCTCCGAAAGCACCTACGGCGCCAAAGAACTCGACATCTACGACACCCTCCTGAAGCAGCTCCACGCCATCGTCCTGCGTGCCATCCGCCTCCAGAGCAAGATTATCATCCCGGCCTTCAGTCTCGGCCGAACCCAGAAGATGATCCACAGCTTCCTCGAACTGTTCCACGAGCACCGGGTCAAGCCGGTCCCCATCTACGTCGATAGCCCCCTCGCTACCCGCCTCACCGAGGTCCACCGCGACCACCCCTCCTGCTACACCCCCGAGTCCATCAAGCTCCTCGAATCCGACGGCTCCCTCTTTAACGCTCCCGAGCTGCACTTCTGCCCCACCTGGGACGATTCCCGACGCCTGAACTACCTGAACGGCCCGCTCATCATCATCGCTTCCAGCGGCATGTGCGAGGCCGGCCGCATCCGACACCACCTCCGCCACGCCGTCGAAGACCCCGACAACGCCATCGTCATCGTCAGCTATCAGGCCGAGAAAACCCTCGGTCGCAAGATCGCCGAAGGGGCCGAACGCATCCAGATCATGGACCGCTGGCACGACCTCAACTGCGCCGTCTACGTCCTCGACGGCTTCTCCGGCCACGCCGACCGCAACGACTTCGCCTGGTGGTACGAGCAAACCGGAGGCAACATCCAATCCGCCTTCCTCGTCCACGGCGAACCCGAAAGCATGGAAGCCCTCTCCCCTCTCCTCCAACCGTACGTCCAGAACCCCGTGGTCATTCCCGAAAAAGGCCAGAGCTTCGACGTTTAA
- a CDS encoding sugar phosphate isomerase/epimerase family protein, translated as MRIGLDCYTVSHLGLTPADSLQFAASLQLDGVQFLEPAALVPDLAPDRFKQLRRDADALNLYLELGLPSPNPFGQLSPPTAPIDPAERASWFRPHLEAVAALGLPHARIFIGNRHDRFRTDVPWSRQCEAAAQTLRAMRADLLALGLRLGVETHADLTCDELLRLIDTVGDDILGVTLDTGNLPMRLDDPLLAAERLAPLVVMTHTKDAVLAFTDRGLCWQARPVGEGCIPIPAMLDLLHRHNPGLNLSIELHPRTYDLPIFDPSWLAWFPTLEPASLAAVVHLAEGCERRFADGSMPHPTEVEALPWPERAEAWITRSAAFLRSHLPTS; from the coding sequence ATGCGCATTGGACTGGATTGCTACACCGTGAGCCACCTGGGCCTCACTCCGGCCGATTCGCTTCAGTTCGCCGCGTCGCTCCAGCTCGACGGCGTCCAGTTCCTCGAACCTGCGGCCCTCGTTCCCGACCTTGCCCCCGACCGCTTCAAACAGCTCCGTCGAGATGCCGACGCCCTCAACCTTTACCTCGAACTCGGCCTGCCCAGTCCCAACCCGTTCGGACAGCTCAGCCCCCCCACCGCACCGATCGACCCGGCCGAGCGCGCCTCCTGGTTCCGTCCCCACCTGGAAGCCGTCGCGGCTCTCGGCCTCCCTCATGCCCGCATTTTCATCGGTAATCGTCATGACCGATTTCGAACCGATGTCCCCTGGTCGCGGCAGTGCGAGGCCGCCGCGCAAACGCTCCGCGCCATGCGGGCCGATTTGCTGGCCCTCGGGCTGCGACTCGGGGTGGAAACCCATGCCGATCTGACCTGCGACGAGTTGCTCCGGCTCATCGACACGGTCGGCGATGACATCCTCGGGGTCACGCTCGATACCGGCAATCTGCCCATGCGTCTCGATGACCCCCTCCTCGCCGCCGAACGACTCGCCCCTCTGGTCGTGATGACCCACACCAAGGACGCCGTCCTCGCCTTCACCGATCGCGGCCTCTGCTGGCAGGCTCGCCCGGTCGGCGAGGGATGTATCCCGATCCCCGCCATGCTCGACCTGCTTCACCGGCACAACCCTGGCCTCAACCTCTCCATCGAGCTACACCCGAGAACCTACGACCTGCCGATCTTCGACCCGTCCTGGCTGGCCTGGTTCCCCACCCTCGAACCCGCGTCACTCGCCGCCGTCGTTCACCTCGCGGAGGGTTGCGAGCGCCGATTCGCCGATGGCAGCATGCCCCACCCGACCGAGGTCGAGGCCCTTCCCTGGCCCGAGCGTGCTGAAGCCTGGATCACCCGCTCTGCGGCCTTCCTTCGCTCCCACCTGCCGACCTCTTGA
- a CDS encoding NAD(P)/FAD-dependent oxidoreductase codes for MSTQGRVAVVGAGAFGGWTALNLQRRGCEVVLIDAWGPGHVRASSGGATRVFRQSYENPDMVRLAGRARQLWMEEQERSRRRLFDPMGLVWLAPKRSEVEQRLLSNLTNASVPHEWLDADQLAVAYPQIRTDDLEGAILEPGAGALRAREACQVVRDALVTEGGSYQSSWVEPGTIRSGRMDDLRLADGSRVTADAFVFAVGPWQGAVLDRLLGWSLPVTRQEIFVFGTPPGDDRFGPGRLPVWAYHGARFWYGVPGDGDVGGFKVADDHRGPAFDPTTGDRTPSAQGLDDARSFLATRFPGMADAPLIAASVCQYTEAIDGRFLADRLPGLNNAWIVTGGSGHGFKHGPAVGETVASFVMGDQLPGAEPAFSTCSERRSG; via the coding sequence ATGAGCACGCAAGGGCGGGTGGCAGTGGTGGGTGCAGGGGCGTTTGGAGGCTGGACGGCGTTGAACCTGCAGAGACGGGGGTGTGAGGTTGTTCTGATCGATGCCTGGGGACCAGGGCATGTCAGGGCGAGTTCGGGAGGGGCCACGAGGGTTTTTCGGCAGTCGTACGAGAACCCGGACATGGTTCGGCTGGCAGGCAGGGCTCGACAGCTCTGGATGGAGGAGCAGGAGCGATCGAGGCGTCGCCTGTTCGACCCGATGGGCCTGGTCTGGCTGGCGCCCAAGCGCTCGGAGGTGGAGCAGCGATTGCTTTCGAATCTGACGAATGCGTCGGTGCCGCATGAATGGCTCGACGCCGATCAACTGGCGGTCGCCTATCCGCAGATTCGAACTGACGACCTGGAGGGAGCGATCCTGGAACCGGGAGCCGGAGCGCTTCGGGCCAGAGAAGCCTGTCAGGTGGTCAGAGACGCGCTCGTTACCGAGGGGGGATCGTATCAATCGTCGTGGGTGGAGCCGGGAACGATTCGATCGGGCCGGATGGACGATCTTCGCCTGGCGGATGGTTCACGGGTGACAGCGGATGCATTTGTCTTCGCCGTGGGGCCCTGGCAAGGGGCCGTGCTCGATCGTCTGCTCGGCTGGTCGTTACCGGTGACTCGACAGGAGATCTTTGTGTTTGGGACGCCACCGGGGGATGATCGGTTCGGGCCGGGGCGATTGCCGGTGTGGGCGTATCACGGAGCGCGGTTCTGGTACGGCGTTCCTGGCGATGGAGACGTCGGGGGCTTCAAGGTCGCGGACGATCACCGTGGTCCTGCCTTCGACCCGACGACCGGGGACCGAACGCCCTCGGCCCAGGGACTGGACGATGCGCGGTCTTTTCTGGCGACTCGGTTTCCCGGAATGGCGGATGCACCCTTGATTGCCGCGTCGGTTTGTCAGTATACCGAAGCCATCGACGGTCGATTCCTGGCCGATCGGTTGCCGGGGTTGAACAACGCGTGGATCGTCACGGGCGGCTCGGGGCACGGCTTCAAGCATGGGCCGGCCGTGGGGGAAACGGTTGCCTCGTTCGTGATGGGAGATCAACTCCCGGGGGCGGAACCAGCCTTTTCCACGTGTTCGGAGCGGCGATCGGGGTGA
- a CDS encoding RNA recognition motif domain-containing protein, protein MGKKLYVGNLTFKVDSSELEQLFSQYGTVQSAQVIQDRDTGRSKGFGFVEMDTDEQAQAAIDGLHDYDYGGRRLTVNEARPREDRGGGGGRGGYGGGGGGGRGGYGGGGGGGRGGYGGGGGGGGFSGGRYGGGGGGGRY, encoded by the coding sequence GTGGGCAAGAAGTTATATGTCGGTAACCTGACCTTCAAGGTCGACAGCTCCGAGCTCGAGCAGCTGTTTTCGCAGTACGGCACCGTCCAGAGTGCCCAGGTCATCCAGGACCGCGACACCGGCCGCAGCAAGGGCTTCGGCTTCGTCGAGATGGACACCGATGAGCAGGCTCAGGCCGCCATCGACGGCTTGCACGATTACGATTACGGTGGTCGTCGCCTGACCGTCAACGAAGCCCGTCCTCGCGAGGATCGAGGCGGCGGCGGTGGTCGTGGCGGCTACGGTGGCGGCGGCGGCGGTGGTCGTGGCGGCTACGGTGGCGGCGGCGGCGGTGGTCGTGGCGGCTACGGTGGCGGCGGCGGCGGTGGTGGTTTCAGCGGCGGTCGTTACGGCGGCGGCGGCGGTGGTGGTCGGTATTAA
- a CDS encoding Ldh family oxidoreductase yields the protein MSESPRYRPDDLRRVATELLSRAGLARERASALGRLLLWYDAVGARDFGIVGLNDWLTRLDHGDFDPKQTGRVGPEHASTAVLEAERGLPPLLLARAAEIAGQKARDTGVGVVRVIGVPPSAGPAAAIAAELAIGPFLGLVLGPGSAQSAAIPAPEGIPLIFDSILGDAGGEDESPTTDDEPMRMVVDRVAPWLLLSGNQEVVVVALAVAAFESLGSFHRRVAEALEGQRAPAGWIFPETWERHRSETQRRGIALPESAVGPLRERSARAGVGFPDPLA from the coding sequence GTGAGCGAATCCCCCCGCTATCGGCCGGACGACCTTCGGCGAGTGGCCACCGAGTTGCTGTCACGGGCGGGCCTGGCCCGAGAGCGAGCCTCGGCGCTGGGGCGGTTGCTGCTCTGGTATGATGCGGTTGGTGCTCGCGATTTCGGCATCGTTGGGCTGAATGACTGGCTGACGCGGCTGGATCACGGAGATTTTGATCCGAAGCAGACGGGGCGGGTTGGGCCGGAGCATGCGTCGACGGCGGTGCTGGAGGCCGAAAGGGGATTGCCGCCACTTTTGCTGGCAAGGGCGGCGGAGATCGCGGGTCAGAAGGCGAGAGATACAGGGGTGGGGGTTGTTCGGGTGATCGGCGTGCCTCCTTCGGCGGGGCCGGCGGCGGCGATCGCGGCCGAACTGGCGATCGGCCCTTTTCTGGGTCTGGTACTGGGGCCGGGGTCAGCGCAATCGGCGGCGATTCCCGCTCCCGAAGGGATCCCTCTGATCTTTGACTCGATTCTGGGGGATGCCGGAGGCGAGGACGAGTCGCCGACGACCGATGACGAGCCGATGCGGATGGTCGTCGATCGGGTGGCGCCCTGGCTCCTGCTCTCAGGAAACCAGGAAGTGGTGGTCGTGGCCCTGGCCGTTGCGGCCTTCGAGTCGCTCGGCTCGTTCCACCGACGGGTCGCTGAGGCTCTGGAAGGGCAGCGCGCTCCGGCGGGATGGATCTTTCCGGAAACGTGGGAACGGCACCGTTCGGAGACGCAACGGCGCGGAATCGCCTTGCCTGAGTCGGCGGTGGGACCGCTTCGAGAACGATCGGCACGGGCCGGTGTTGGATTCCCCGATCCGCTGGCCTGA
- a CDS encoding RNA recognition motif domain-containing protein — MSKKLYVGNLSYQVDDSSLETLFAHFGSVQSAQVIQDRDTGRSKGFGFVEMDTENEAQAAIDGLHDYEYGGRRLTVNEAKPREPRTGGGGRGGYGGGGGYGGGGRRY; from the coding sequence TTGTCAAAGAAGCTCTACGTCGGCAACCTGAGCTACCAGGTTGACGATTCTTCTCTCGAAACCCTCTTCGCTCATTTCGGCTCGGTTCAGAGCGCCCAGGTGATCCAGGATCGCGACACCGGCCGAAGCAAAGGCTTCGGCTTCGTCGAGATGGACACCGAGAACGAAGCGCAAGCCGCAATTGATGGCCTGCACGATTACGAATACGGTGGTCGCCGTCTGACCGTCAATGAAGCCAAGCCCCGAGAGCCCCGCACCGGTGGCGGTGGTCGTGGCGGCTACGGTGGCGGCGGCGGATACGGTGGTGGCGGTCGCCGCTACTGA
- the rsgA gene encoding ribosome small subunit-dependent GTPase A, translating into MSKKKKVRVAFRKNRQTRTRSNDLTRRFEGGEVRGADPVSAERVRAKGALSRHRTVMQEVDGQSPESGSGDDPLGALAVDLSECLSGRVLRVHGLESVVQAEDGRRYRCGVRRVLKNLAIDGRNVVAVGDRIWFRPSGEDQGVIEKVEPRSGTVTRGYRHREHVIVSNVDQLLIVSAFAEPELKLPLIDRYLISAEKGEVRPIIVLNKADLVDLADYQWVFGLYAQLGYEVIPCSASSGLGINRLREVLGQGTTALSGQSGVGKSSLLNVVQPGLNLKVGEVSSWTRKGKHTTTYAELLRLEQGGYVVDTPGLRQFELWDVEPWELEQYFIEFRAYIPHCKFPDCSHIHEADCAVKDALARDQIYECRYESYLKLYLEQPIEGE; encoded by the coding sequence GTGTCGAAAAAGAAAAAGGTCCGCGTGGCGTTTCGAAAGAATCGCCAGACCCGCACCCGATCGAACGATTTGACCCGCCGATTCGAAGGGGGGGAAGTTCGAGGGGCCGACCCGGTCTCGGCCGAGCGCGTGCGGGCGAAAGGGGCATTGTCGCGCCATCGGACCGTGATGCAGGAAGTGGATGGGCAGTCGCCCGAGTCGGGATCGGGAGACGATCCGCTGGGCGCTCTGGCGGTAGATCTGTCGGAATGCCTGTCCGGTCGGGTGCTTCGGGTGCATGGCCTGGAGTCGGTCGTGCAGGCCGAGGACGGCAGGCGGTACCGGTGCGGGGTTCGTCGGGTTCTGAAGAATCTGGCGATCGACGGACGGAACGTGGTCGCCGTCGGCGACCGGATCTGGTTCCGACCGAGCGGCGAAGACCAGGGGGTGATCGAGAAAGTGGAACCGCGGTCGGGGACCGTCACGCGAGGCTACCGGCACCGGGAACACGTGATTGTTTCCAATGTCGATCAACTGCTGATTGTCTCGGCTTTTGCCGAACCGGAACTGAAGCTCCCATTGATTGATCGGTATCTCATCTCGGCGGAGAAGGGGGAAGTGCGGCCGATCATCGTCTTGAACAAGGCGGATCTGGTCGATTTGGCGGATTATCAGTGGGTGTTTGGGTTGTACGCGCAGCTTGGATATGAAGTGATTCCCTGTTCGGCCAGCAGTGGGCTGGGCATTAATCGTCTGCGGGAGGTGCTGGGGCAGGGGACGACGGCGCTTTCGGGGCAAAGCGGTGTCGGGAAAAGCTCGTTGCTGAATGTCGTGCAGCCGGGCTTGAACCTGAAGGTCGGCGAGGTGTCGTCCTGGACGCGCAAGGGGAAACACACAACGACCTATGCGGAACTCTTACGGTTGGAGCAAGGGGGGTACGTGGTCGATACCCCGGGCCTTCGGCAGTTTGAACTGTGGGATGTCGAGCCCTGGGAACTGGAGCAGTATTTCATCGAGTTTCGAGCGTATATTCCGCACTGCAAATTTCCGGATTGCTCGCATATTCATGAAGCGGACTGCGCCGTGAAGGATGCTCTTGCACGCGATCAAATTTATGAGTGTCGTTACGAAAGCTACCTCAAGCTCTACCTAGAGCAGCCGATCGAAGGGGAGTAA